The Trinickia acidisoli genome includes a window with the following:
- a CDS encoding efflux RND transporter periplasmic adaptor subunit, giving the protein MRVQPVPFRLICAATAAVALAACGQKPAAPPQQTPEVGVITVQPSAVPVVTELPGRTSAFLVAQVRARVDGVVLRREFTEGGEVKAGQRLYKIDPAPYQAALDSAKATLAKAQANLATTTAQANRYKVLVAANAVSKQDYDNAVAAQGQAQADVASGKAGVETAQINLGYTDVVAPISGRTGVSQVTPGAYVQASQATLMDTIQQLDPVYVDLTQSSLDGLKLRRDAQEGRLKTSGPGAAKVTLILEDGRPYPLPGKLQFSDVTVDQSTGSVTIRAIFPNPNRVLLPGMFVRARIEEGVNEHAMLVPQIGVTHDQKGAAIALVVGADDKVVPRELVTSGMQGPDWVVDGGLQSGDRVIVQGTEKVHPGMQVKPVPAQLPAVASGASDAAASGAAPASGASAPAA; this is encoded by the coding sequence ATGCGTGTCCAACCGGTTCCATTTCGCTTAATCTGCGCCGCCACCGCGGCCGTGGCGCTCGCGGCGTGCGGACAGAAGCCCGCCGCGCCGCCGCAGCAAACGCCTGAAGTGGGCGTCATCACCGTACAGCCGAGCGCGGTGCCCGTGGTCACCGAACTGCCGGGCCGCACGAGTGCGTTCCTCGTGGCGCAAGTGCGTGCGCGCGTCGACGGTGTCGTGCTGCGCCGCGAGTTCACGGAAGGCGGTGAGGTGAAGGCGGGGCAGCGGCTTTACAAGATCGACCCGGCGCCCTACCAGGCTGCGCTCGACAGCGCGAAGGCGACGCTCGCGAAGGCGCAGGCCAATCTCGCGACCACGACCGCGCAGGCCAACCGCTACAAGGTGCTCGTCGCCGCGAACGCCGTCAGCAAGCAAGACTACGACAACGCCGTGGCGGCGCAGGGCCAGGCGCAAGCCGATGTCGCCTCAGGCAAGGCCGGCGTCGAAACGGCGCAGATCAACCTTGGCTATACCGACGTCGTCGCGCCGATCTCGGGCCGCACGGGCGTCTCGCAGGTCACGCCGGGCGCCTATGTGCAAGCGAGCCAAGCCACGCTGATGGATACGATCCAGCAGCTCGACCCGGTCTACGTCGATCTGACGCAATCGAGTCTCGACGGCCTCAAGCTGCGCCGCGACGCGCAGGAAGGGCGCTTGAAGACGAGCGGGCCCGGCGCAGCCAAGGTCACGCTGATTCTCGAAGACGGGCGGCCGTATCCGCTGCCGGGCAAGCTGCAGTTCTCGGACGTGACCGTCGATCAATCGACGGGTTCGGTGACGATCCGCGCGATCTTCCCGAACCCGAACCGCGTGCTGCTGCCGGGCATGTTCGTGCGAGCGCGCATCGAGGAAGGCGTCAACGAGCACGCGATGCTCGTGCCGCAGATCGGCGTGACGCACGATCAAAAGGGCGCGGCGATCGCGCTCGTCGTCGGTGCGGATGACAAGGTCGTGCCGCGCGAGCTCGTGACGTCCGGCATGCAAGGTCCGGACTGGGTCGTCGACGGCGGCCTGCAAAGCGGCGATCGCGTGATCGTCCAAGGCACGGAAAAGGTCCATCCCGGCATGCAAGTGAAACCGGTACCGGCGCAGTTGCCGGCGGTGGCCTCCGGCGCCTCGGATGCCGCCGCCAGCGGTGCCGCGCCCGCATCGGGCGCTTCAGCGCCCGCCGCTTGA
- a CDS encoding TetR family transcriptional regulator, with protein MVRRTKEEALQTRHRILDAAEQVFYDKGVSRTSLADIAAQAGVTRGAIYWHFANKGDLFTAMFDRVLLPLDELSARPADAADDDPLARLALVLKWCLQAASTDPRRRRVFDILFLKCEFVDEMGPVKERHQTSMREGVGKIETDLILAVEKGQLPAELDTRRGALYLHAFVGGCLRDTLLLPASVDFASHCDAFVDACIDALRTSRALRKEPPPAHH; from the coding sequence ATGGTCAGACGAACGAAGGAAGAGGCCCTGCAGACGCGCCACCGCATTCTCGACGCGGCCGAGCAGGTGTTTTACGACAAGGGCGTATCGCGCACGTCGCTGGCCGACATCGCCGCGCAGGCGGGCGTCACGCGCGGCGCGATCTATTGGCATTTCGCGAACAAGGGCGATTTGTTCACGGCGATGTTCGACCGCGTGCTGCTACCGCTCGACGAGCTGAGCGCGCGGCCGGCCGATGCGGCCGACGACGATCCGCTCGCGCGCCTGGCCTTGGTGTTGAAATGGTGCTTGCAGGCAGCCTCGACCGACCCGCGCCGGCGGCGCGTGTTCGACATTCTGTTCTTGAAGTGCGAGTTCGTCGATGAAATGGGCCCCGTCAAGGAGCGCCATCAGACGAGCATGCGCGAGGGCGTCGGCAAGATCGAGACCGATTTGATCCTCGCCGTCGAGAAGGGCCAACTGCCGGCCGAACTCGACACGCGGCGCGGCGCGCTATATTTGCACGCTTTCGTCGGCGGATGCCTGCGCGATACGCTGCTGCTGCCGGCATCGGTCGATTTCGCTTCGCATTGCGATGCGTTCGTCGACGCCTGCATCGATGCACTGCGTACAAGCCGGGCGTTGCGCAAGGAGCCGCCTCCCGCTCATCACTGA
- a CDS encoding cysteine hydrolase family protein, which produces MFTSPRRALIVIDVQNEYVTGDLPIEYPPVQDSLANIGRAMDAARAHAVPVIVVQQVSPPDASLFARGSHGGALHPVVADRGHDHLIEKTLPSSFAGTDLADWLAARRIDTLTVVGYMTHNCNVSTVLHASHAGMKVEYLNDATGAVPYENDAGYASAEEIHRTFTVVMHSRFAAVVGTDDWIAAVDAGKPIEGGSIGASNKKARARAAAVV; this is translated from the coding sequence ATGTTCACGTCGCCGCGCCGCGCATTGATCGTCATCGACGTCCAAAACGAATACGTCACCGGCGATCTGCCCATCGAATACCCGCCCGTGCAAGATTCCCTCGCGAACATCGGCCGCGCGATGGATGCCGCGCGTGCGCACGCGGTGCCCGTGATCGTCGTTCAGCAGGTATCGCCGCCCGATGCGTCGCTGTTTGCGCGCGGCTCTCACGGCGGCGCGCTGCATCCGGTCGTCGCCGACCGCGGGCATGACCACTTGATCGAGAAGACGCTGCCGAGCTCCTTCGCCGGCACCGACCTCGCCGACTGGCTGGCTGCGCGCCGCATCGACACGCTCACGGTCGTCGGCTACATGACGCACAACTGCAACGTGTCGACGGTTCTGCATGCGTCGCACGCCGGGATGAAGGTCGAGTATCTGAACGACGCGACGGGCGCGGTGCCTTATGAGAACGACGCGGGCTACGCGAGTGCGGAGGAGATTCACCGCACGTTCACGGTCGTCATGCATTCGCGCTTCGCCGCGGTGGTCGGCACGGACGATTGGATCGCCGCCGTCGACGCGGGCAAGCCGATCGAGGGCGGGTCGATCGGCGCATCGAACAAGAAGGCGAGAGCGCGAGCCGCCGCCGTGGTTTGA
- a CDS encoding GlxA family transcriptional regulator, with protein MTLARSSPADPPVIAVVAVVAFGGISPFHLSVPCIVFGEDYGAGGVPRFDVRVCAAEPGMLRTTAGFAIAAPHGLEAIAAADIVIVPSWRDALEPPCEALIQALRAAHARGAQMVGLCLGAFVLAAAGILEGRLATTHWAWAETFACRFPAVRVDAAVLYVEDGNVLTSAGTAASLDCCLHLLRRRCGARAANYVARRLVVPPHRQGSQAQFVEQPLGIRARDERLSSLLDWVLENLGEPHSLDSLAQRALMSRRTFTRRFKLATGTTVGAWLLGARLSRAQQLLETTDDNVDVVAETAGFGSAVSLRQHFAEAFNTTPSNYRREFQGV; from the coding sequence ATGACGCTCGCCCGCTCCTCGCCCGCCGATCCTCCCGTCATCGCCGTCGTCGCTGTCGTCGCATTCGGCGGCATCAGCCCATTCCATCTGTCGGTCCCGTGCATCGTCTTCGGCGAGGACTACGGCGCAGGCGGCGTCCCGCGCTTCGACGTGCGCGTCTGCGCCGCGGAACCCGGCATGCTGCGCACGACCGCCGGCTTCGCGATCGCGGCGCCGCACGGACTCGAAGCAATCGCAGCCGCCGACATCGTGATCGTGCCAAGCTGGCGCGATGCACTCGAGCCCCCGTGCGAGGCGCTCATTCAAGCGCTGCGCGCCGCTCACGCACGCGGGGCACAGATGGTGGGATTGTGTCTCGGGGCATTCGTCTTGGCCGCGGCCGGCATACTCGAGGGCCGCCTGGCCACGACGCATTGGGCCTGGGCCGAGACGTTCGCCTGCCGCTTTCCGGCCGTGCGCGTCGACGCGGCCGTGCTCTACGTCGAAGACGGCAACGTGCTGACGTCGGCCGGCACCGCCGCCAGCCTCGATTGCTGCCTGCACCTGTTGCGCCGCCGCTGCGGCGCCCGCGCGGCCAACTACGTGGCGCGTCGCCTCGTCGTGCCGCCGCATCGACAAGGCAGCCAGGCGCAGTTCGTGGAGCAGCCGCTCGGCATCCGCGCGCGTGACGAACGGCTGTCGAGCCTGCTCGACTGGGTACTGGAAAATTTGGGGGAGCCGCACTCGCTCGATTCGCTCGCGCAGCGTGCGCTGATGAGCCGGCGCACGTTTACGCGGCGCTTCAAGCTGGCGACGGGCACGACAGTCGGCGCGTGGCTACTCGGCGCGCGCCTGTCGCGTGCGCAGCAGTTGCTCGAGACCACGGACGACAACGTCGACGTCGTCGCCGAAACGGCAGGCTTCGGTTCGGCCGTATCGCTGCGCCAGCACTTCGCCGAGGCGTTCAATACGACGCCGTCGAACTACCGGCGCGAATTTCAAGGCGTGTGA
- a CDS encoding CoxG family protein: MQLTDALRIPLAPSAVRDALQDIALLRASLENCETFSRMPSGEYGLTLTVPLGPLRARYDVRAHLASVEARLGGAALEAAADSLHRTLNFKACATGVGSLRGQIDIMLKGDGSADESGEASATRIDYSVWATLTGPLAELPPRQIENALHELADDFFAEFCAVVEAKHGKRANRAAGGPRRQHVFLRPINLAGLGRKSWEHNAAAVLAGRAAGTLVSPRGAHGLHRVSPPQAMPAWAWVAIVVLVAVLLYASHWFG; encoded by the coding sequence ATGCAATTGACCGACGCGCTGCGTATCCCGCTCGCTCCGTCCGCGGTCCGGGATGCTTTGCAAGACATCGCATTGCTGCGGGCAAGCCTCGAAAATTGCGAGACCTTCAGCCGGATGCCGAGCGGCGAGTATGGACTGACCTTGACCGTGCCGCTCGGGCCGCTGCGTGCACGCTACGACGTGCGCGCGCACTTGGCGAGCGTTGAAGCCCGGCTCGGGGGGGCGGCGCTCGAGGCGGCGGCCGACTCGCTGCACCGTACGCTGAACTTCAAGGCATGTGCGACCGGTGTCGGATCGCTGCGCGGTCAAATCGACATCATGCTCAAGGGGGATGGTTCCGCCGACGAAAGCGGAGAAGCGAGCGCGACGCGCATCGACTACTCCGTCTGGGCGACGCTGACGGGGCCGTTGGCCGAGTTGCCGCCGCGGCAGATCGAGAACGCGCTGCACGAGCTCGCCGACGATTTCTTCGCCGAATTTTGCGCCGTGGTCGAGGCCAAGCACGGCAAGCGGGCAAACCGCGCCGCCGGCGGTCCGCGCCGTCAGCATGTCTTTCTGAGGCCGATCAATCTGGCCGGGCTCGGCCGCAAATCGTGGGAGCACAATGCGGCGGCCGTACTCGCCGGTCGGGCGGCCGGCACGCTGGTATCGCCGCGCGGCGCACATGGGCTTCATCGCGTATCGCCGCCGCAAGCGATGCCGGCGTGGGCTTGGGTGGCCATCGTCGTGCTTGTCGCCGTGCTGCTGTACGCGTCGCATTGGTTCGGGTGA
- a CDS encoding DUF427 domain-containing protein, with protein sequence MTNADASHRIDIEPNSHRLRVIHGGITIADTRKGLTLKETGLPDVFYFPREDVNMTRLQRSESGSHCPYKGDASYFHLRTEEDGPVVDAAWSYESPLSGAEAIKDCVAFYSSRVDRIDQTS encoded by the coding sequence ATGACGAATGCCGATGCCTCACATCGTATCGATATCGAGCCGAACTCTCACCGTCTGCGCGTCATCCATGGCGGCATCACGATTGCCGACACGCGTAAAGGATTGACGCTGAAGGAAACCGGCCTGCCGGACGTCTTCTACTTCCCGCGAGAAGACGTGAACATGACGCGCTTGCAGCGCTCCGAAAGCGGCTCGCACTGTCCGTATAAGGGCGACGCTTCCTATTTTCATTTGCGTACTGAAGAGGACGGGCCCGTCGTCGACGCGGCGTGGAGCTACGAGTCCCCGTTGTCGGGCGCCGAGGCGATCAAAGACTGCGTGGCGTTCTATTCGTCCCGCGTCGACCGCATCGATCAAACCTCGTAG
- a CDS encoding carboxypeptidase regulatory-like domain-containing protein has translation MKTRTTKKAMLATAVAAAALGLTAGAFAQGSGTVGGTTTDMTSAGNTNGGGMPQIQHKGDVAYVSGGVGSDESAALKSAAHQWPLAMRFTGPGSDYLADVHVRIVGPHDADVLKADSRGPYMLVKLPPGHYTVHARYKDDDQTREVNVAKTPGARADFHWNTQ, from the coding sequence ATGAAAACGCGAACCACCAAGAAAGCAATGCTCGCCACGGCCGTTGCGGCGGCGGCGCTCGGCTTGACGGCCGGCGCGTTTGCGCAAGGCTCGGGCACGGTCGGCGGCACGACCACCGATATGACGAGCGCGGGCAATACGAACGGCGGCGGCATGCCGCAGATTCAGCACAAGGGCGACGTGGCCTATGTCTCGGGCGGCGTCGGCAGCGACGAGTCGGCGGCGCTCAAGAGCGCCGCGCATCAATGGCCGCTCGCCATGCGCTTCACGGGGCCCGGTTCCGACTACCTGGCCGACGTCCATGTGCGCATCGTCGGTCCGCACGACGCCGATGTGCTCAAAGCCGATTCGCGCGGGCCCTACATGCTCGTGAAGCTGCCACCGGGCCACTACACCGTGCACGCGCGCTACAAGGACGACGACCAGACGCGCGAGGTCAACGTTGCAAAGACGCCGGGTGCGCGCGCAGATTTCCACTGGAATACGCAATAG
- a CDS encoding DegQ family serine endoprotease, translated as MNARTLSRGAVAVAVAAALSAGYVAGTRHADPQIISAAHAAAMMPAEAAAKTGIPDFSGLVETYGPAVVNISAKHVVKQTAQRSMQQLPVDPDDPFYQFFKRFYGQFPGFNGGDSGGGGGGQDDVPSASLGSGFIISNDGYILTNAHVVDGANVVTVKLTDKREFRAKVVGTDKQSDVAVLKINASNLPIVKIGDPNQSKVGQWVVAIGSPYGFDNTVTSGIISAKGRSLPNENYTPFIQTDVPVNPGNSGGPLFNLEGQVIGINSMIYSQTGGFQGLSFAIPIDEAMRVKDQLVKTGHVSRGRLGVAVQGVNQTLAESFGLQKPVGALVSSVDPDGPAAKSGLQAGDVILAVNGTAVNDSTDLPSQIASMKPGTKATLDIWRDKSKKQVTVTLGSLSDTKVADKGTQGSEQGRLGVAVRSLTPQERSGTSLTHGLLVQQSSGPAASAGIQPGDVILAVNGHPVTSVQQLRDVIAKAGNSVALLIQRDNAQIFVPVDLG; from the coding sequence GCGGAAGCCGCCGCGAAAACGGGTATTCCCGATTTCTCCGGGCTCGTGGAAACTTATGGGCCCGCGGTCGTCAACATCAGCGCGAAGCACGTCGTGAAGCAGACGGCGCAACGCTCGATGCAGCAACTGCCCGTCGACCCCGACGATCCTTTCTACCAATTCTTCAAGCGTTTCTACGGCCAGTTCCCGGGCTTCAACGGTGGCGATAGCGGCGGCGGTGGGGGCGGACAGGACGACGTGCCGAGCGCGAGCCTCGGTTCGGGCTTCATCATCAGCAACGACGGCTACATCCTGACCAATGCGCACGTCGTCGACGGCGCCAACGTCGTGACCGTCAAGCTGACCGACAAGCGCGAGTTCCGCGCGAAGGTGGTCGGCACCGACAAGCAGTCCGACGTCGCGGTACTCAAGATCAACGCCTCGAATCTGCCGATCGTGAAGATCGGCGATCCTAACCAGAGCAAGGTCGGCCAGTGGGTCGTGGCGATCGGCTCGCCCTACGGGTTCGACAACACGGTCACCTCCGGCATCATCAGCGCGAAGGGGCGCTCGCTGCCGAACGAGAACTACACGCCGTTCATCCAGACCGACGTGCCCGTGAATCCCGGCAACTCGGGCGGCCCGCTGTTCAATCTGGAAGGGCAGGTGATCGGCATCAACTCGATGATCTATTCGCAGACGGGCGGCTTCCAGGGCCTGTCGTTCGCGATTCCGATCGACGAGGCGATGCGCGTGAAGGACCAACTCGTGAAGACGGGCCACGTGAGCCGCGGCCGGCTCGGCGTGGCCGTGCAGGGCGTCAATCAGACACTGGCCGAGTCGTTCGGCTTGCAAAAGCCGGTCGGCGCGCTCGTCAGCTCGGTCGACCCGGACGGTCCGGCCGCGAAATCCGGCTTGCAGGCAGGCGACGTCATCTTGGCCGTCAACGGCACGGCCGTGAACGACTCGACCGACCTGCCGTCGCAAATCGCGAGCATGAAGCCGGGCACGAAGGCGACGCTCGACATCTGGCGCGACAAGAGCAAGAAGCAGGTGACGGTCACGCTCGGCTCGTTGTCCGATACGAAGGTGGCGGACAAAGGCACGCAGGGGTCGGAGCAAGGGCGTCTCGGCGTGGCGGTGCGTTCGCTCACGCCGCAAGAACGCAGCGGCACGTCGCTCACGCACGGTTTGCTCGTGCAGCAGTCGAGCGGCCCGGCGGCCAGCGCGGGCATCCAACCCGGCGACGTGATCCTTGCCGTCAACGGTCATCCGGTGACGTCCGTTCAGCAACTGCGCGACGTCATCGCCAAAGCCGGCAACAGCGTTGCGCTGTTGATCCAGCGCGACAACGCGCAGATCTTCGTGCCGGTCGATTTGGGCTGA